The Episyrphus balteatus chromosome 3, idEpiBalt1.1, whole genome shotgun sequence genome segment CACGCTTATATCGGAACAATTTGttcatatcaatttttatcACATCCtgtttgaaatgaaataataCATCTatgattgattttgaaaatttaaaatcttagTTAAATTAATCTGCGGAAATGatataattgatatttttttgtaagcaaaaTTTGATAAGAGCTTAAATAATTGATTGTATGTACATTGAACATTTACCCCTAGCTGCTCATAGCTGTtactttctttttgtttaatgttcaaAATCACATAAGTAATGGGACCAATAGTGGAGTGTATAATCTGGCAGTACTGTAAGCTTTCCGTTTAAAAAGTAATTGATCTCAGTGAAGACTTGATTCTCTTatagtaaaaatgattttataccTTTATTTAAGATGACATCCAAACACACTTGAGACAAACCTGCGTGGCTATACGTCAAGGTATAACTTTAAGAGCGCACAATTACGCAACTTTTTAACAGAGTAAAAAGTCTATAAGTGTTATATACTTTCAAGAAAACAAGTCTTTATTTAACAAgctaacaatttaatttaattttcattttcatattgTTCTATTACATTATAGCAAAAGCTACTTGATTGATTTCAATATAAATAGTTAAAGTACAATATTGACAAGTGTTTTTCTATAATGCTAACACCTCcccctttttatttaaaatatgttaaaatcTTTAAACCAGGCTGGAGTACGAACGACTCTTTCACTTCGTCTTCACTCTAGATTCAGCAATTGGACTGGAACTTGTAGTTggttgattttgttgttgtgaaGATTCTTCTATTATTTCATTAGGCTCAATAGGTATTGGTATAGATTCTAGTTCTTCAACGGAAGGTGGATTTACGTCATTTGACACAGATGGTATCATATTTAATTCATAAAGAATGTCATTTAAGTTGTTTGAAAACTTCTTTTTGATAGAATTGGTGTTATCAGGAGTATCAGGAGCATAGCGAGTTTTTAGCTGGTTTGCGTGTGAACGGATAAGTCTGGAACGATTTGGAAATTCTGTTAATACATTATAATTGACATTACCTATTCTTTCAATGATGGTCCCAGGAATCCAATGGTTCTTATTTCTTTTGTAGAACTTAGCATATACAAGATCGCCTGGACTATACTCTCGTTTCTTACAACCATGTTTGGAATTGAAgtattgattttgtttgtttggtaCGGTTGATAAATAATCTTGATGTTTATGCGTCATCAGATCTAAAGCAGTTTTTATCTTCCTACCAAGAAATAGTTCTGCCGGTGATTTGTTGTTTATAACTTTGTTTGGAGTTGATCTATATGTTTGAAGAAATGTTTCCAGGTTCTCTTCACTCGTCCCTTCGTGATGAAGCTTTTTCAAGGCTCTTTTTAAAGTATCAACAAAACGCTCTGCTTGTCCATTTGATTGTGGATGGTATGGAGCTGTACGCGCATGATCAATACCTCTTGATTGAAGAAACTTTTGAAATTCTGAGCTCGTAAACTGTGTTCCATTGTCAGACACAATTTGTTGACAATCTCCAAATTgggaaaacattttattgaGCTTTTGTATGATTGTTGATGATGACATGCTTCGAACTTGGAAAATTTCAGGCCATTTAGAAAATGCATCTACTATGATAAAATAGTATTTGTCATCGCATGGACCTGCTATGTCTATGTGTATGCGTTCCATTGGTGCTAAGGGTCTTGGCCATGATGATAAAGTTGTCTTGATCGGCGATTTTGCAGCAGTTGCACAACTTTGACATTGTCGGACATGTCCTGTAATGTCATCATCAATGTTGGGCCAATACACGTAACTTCTGGCGATTGATTTCATCCTTTCGATTCCTGGATGGCCACGATGAAGCTGTTTCAAAACACGTTTATGGAAACATGATGGGATTATAATTCTGTCATTGAAAAGTAGACAATCGTCTACTACTGAAAGTGCATCTCTTCGGTCGAAATATGGTTTAACCTGTGCTGAAATTGATTTCTTGTCTGGCCATTTAGATCTCATGAAGTTGATGACTGTCTGGAGAACTTTATGTTTTGAGGTTGCTTTCTGAATCATTTTGTATGTTAATGGCAAGTTTTGTAATTGTTCATTCAAATTTTGTGatatttcgttttcaaaaactgtacatGCGACTACATATTCTTCATCAGGTTTTGATTGGGACTCGATAAGACGGGATAGGACATCTACACACCCAAATTCTTTTGTTGATAcgtaaagaattttaaaatcgtACATCATCAGTGTTAGAGCCCATCTCTGTAGTCTATTTGCGGTATAAACGGGTATACCTTTCTTACTTCCAAAAATTGCCAAAAGAGGTTTATGATCGGTATGCAAATTAAATCTGCATCCATAAATCATTCTATGGAACTTGGTCACTGCAAAAATGAGACCTAGAGCTTCTTTTTCGATTTGACTGTACTTCTTTTCAGATGGAGTCAAGGCTCTTGCTGCATGCATTACTACTTTTTCTGTTCCATCTGGGAAAATGTGGGCAATAAATGCTCCTATGCCTTCACCTGAGGCATCAGCTGCGACTTTAATTGGCAATTCTGGGTTGTAATGGGTAAGAAGTAAGTCTGATGAAAGTATTTCCTTGAATTTGTCAAATGATTGCTGGCATGACTTGGACCATTTGAATTCTACTTCGGCTTGTAAAAGCTTATCTAAAGGCGAACGGATTTGACGCATTTCCTTGACAAACTTACCATAGTAGTTGACAGCTCCAAGGAACGATCGAAGTTGCGTTAAATTCTGCGGTGCTGGCATGTTctgaattttattgattttcgcTTGATCTGGTTGTAATCCATTCTTATCAATTATATGTCCAAGGTACTTGATTTGTGATGcgaaaaatgaacatttttggaTCTTCACTCGAAATCCATAATCAAAAAGGCGCTTCAGTACCTCGTGAAGACTTTGGAGATGTTCTTCCCAGGAGGAGCCACTTATGATTATATCATCCAAGTAAGCTGCAACACCTTTCAATCCTGCCAGTAGAGTATCCATAAGTTGCTGGAACGCTCCTGGTGCTGACTTCACTCCGGGTGCTAAGCGATTGACATTGTACAAACCTTTGTGAGTGTTGATAGTCAGAAATTTTCGTGACTCAGTAGAAACTGGTATCTGGAAATAAGCGTCAGTTAGATCGATATGACTGAAAATATTCTTGTTGCTGAGTGTTGCGAATATGTCATCAGGGATTGGAAGTGGATACTGATGTGGTTCTAGAGCATCGTTGAGGCCTGAAGAATAATCTCCACAAATTATGATGTTACCATTCTGTTTTCTTACTGCTACAATTGGTGCCGCCCATTCGGAAAAGTCGACTGGGGTTATGATACCAAGATCTTCCAGGCGTTTCAGTTCCTTTTCAATCAATGGTATTACAGAATATGCCACGGGTCTCTTTGCTCTGAATACAGGAATAGCTCCTGGTTTGAGGTGAAGCTGAACGTCGACCTTATCGCATGCTGGTTCATCGCTGAATAAACCCTTGTATTCTTGACGAATACTTGCAATAGCTGCATCACGATTTTGTGGAGTGTGACTGATTTGGCAACATACATTGCTAAGAGGTTTATCCCAAAGATTGAAACTGTGACATAAGTCAATCCCGAATAAATTCAGGTTTATGTCAGTTACGAAAAACTTTCCCTGACTTACCTCTCCAGAACGGAGACGAATGCTGCAGGTGAAATTAGCAATTAGTTTGATGTTATGACTGGTTGCACTTTTTGCTTTTTCACTTAGACGTGACCCTGGTCTGCCTAACTTATTCCACACTGATTGACTTATGATGCTGATGTCGGACGCTGTGTCTATTTGAAGCTTAATAGGTGTGTCCTTAATGTGTTTAGCATTATGTACATCACTGATCTGAACTATGATGAATTTTCGCTTGCTTGAATGTTCAATACAATTCACAGTTGTTTGAATTGCTTTGCTCTGAAAAGATCGtttcttgaaaaaatgttttttattacctttaaaattcttcttttgCTGAACACCTTCTTGATTTGATGATGAATTTGATTTGTTGTAACAGGAGCAGTAACCCTCTTTGTGTCCTATCTTTTTGCATTGAGAACATTTGTGTTGTGAATATGTACAGTCCCGAGAGAAGTGCATAGCTCCACATTGCCAACAAGGTGTTCTTGGTGTCTTAGTTGTATCAGATCTTTGTTGGAATGATCCATTGCGCTCGTGTTGACTGAATTTTTGACTTGATGAAACTGCATTGACAATTGAAGACGGCTGTGGTGTATGTTCAATCATTGCAGTATCTTTTTTGAGATTGATGTACCGATGAGCTTCAGAAATTAATTTATCGAGCGTGAtggtttttgctttttcttcATCTTCGAGTGACGCTAATAATCTTGTTCGAATTTCCGAGTCTTCTGGGGCTTGTAGTCCAGTCACAAATAACAGACATTTGAATTGATCGATGGAAAGGTCACTCAATTTGAATTCTTCGCAATTTTTGTTCACCAATGAAGCGTAGGTAACCAAATCGTCTGTCTTTCGTTTGATTGTTTGAAGACAGCTGAAACGAACATTTAATAGAGTACCTTTGCGACCAAACTTAcctttgagtttttttattgTCTCCTCAAAACTTATATCCTTgactttttttggtaaaatcaAGTTGGCATATTTCTCATGAGCGATTGAGTTCATTTTTCTCATGAGAAGACGAACCTTTGCTGCATCATCAAGAGACGCCCCATCGACAATGAAAACGTCTTCAAAACGGTTGTACCAAGATTCAAAAGTCAATCCATTTGCAGGATCATAGACAAATTCTTGAATGTTGTTTGCCAATGTATCCATTGTGAATTCCTGACCTCGGCGTTCATCCTTTTCCTCGATAATTGATTGCAAAAGTTTGCTTTGTAGTTCGAGAAGTTCCAGAATCTTCGGATCAGTcgccattttgttttaagatgaaTGTTGGTTTAATAATTACGAATTGAGTTCTTAAATAATCCTCGTCGCCAAATTGTTATATACTTTCAAGAAAACAAGTCTTTATTTAACAAgctaacaatttaatttaattttcattttcatattgTTCTATTACATTATAGCAAAAGCTACTTGATTGATTTCAATATAAATAGTTAAAGTACAATATTGACAAGTGTTTTTCTATAATGCTAACAATAAGGAACCGAGGTACACTCTAACAAATAAGTCATTCTTTCTGCAAGATCGTTAGttcaattgttttgttatttatttaatactAGCTGACTCGGCGGGCTTCGTTACACCTTTTCTGCTATTTACTTCCAATTTTAGAGTACgtcaacacaaaattttgagtgGACCACCCTAATCATTTAGTGGTatgaaaatagatgttggccgattcttagacttacccgatatgcacacaaaatttcataaaaatcgttccaaaaatatattacaAAAACTTTGGTTGaaccaccctaaccattttatGGCATGGAAATTATGTTGGtcgattctcagacctacccgacaaacaaaaaaaatgtcgtaaTGATCGTtccaaaaagattaaaaaaaaaattgactgggccaccctaacaatttagaggtatgaaaaatagatgttagccgattctcagacctatCGGATAAGCACACaaagtttcataaaaatcggtccatccgtttcggaaaagtttaataacaaacactgcgacaggagaattttatatattagatgatgatttttataaaaaaaaaaaaaaaaaccgactttCATGGAtcgaaactgggttttatggtttttctcatagtttataTAGCCGAAACCGGACGAaatgcaaaaagaattatcactcataaaaaaaaaatacagacgaattaaaTACCTAAccctttttggaagtcgataAAAATACTATCACTTCTAAATGAGGTTGTATCTCGGTTACTTTTCGACTTAATAAGTCATTTTCTTAACGTGATTATTCCAGAAAGTCAACGATTAAAATTGCTAAGGCCATTgtagtaagttactaagccaAAAATCAGActgatttttaacttagtaacttactaaatggctttaaaatttcGCAAATTTGTGTTAATATAACGTTGTTAGTTTACAATTTTGTTATGGAATTGTATTCATTATTTAATTATTGAAAGAGCATTGAATACTATATTATACaagggtggaatcggctaaggtgATTGTTGATCATCACAATAAGTACTTTTGCTCCATGTTAGTGACGATCACCTTTTTATTATGGTTTGTGGGTGACAGCTATTTAGGTGTCACTTTCACattctatttttattgaaatcctcAACGGCGAACTAAAAACTAATACGAACATTTTAGTTCGTTGAGTAAAATATGGTTTCTTGTGAAGaaaaatatagaatatttaattatttatttttaagaaataaaaaaaaaaaaaaaattggccacCGGTAGGGATCGAACCTCAGTCTCGAGCGTGTGAGTCGAATACTCATCGAAATCAAAAGTCAAAAGTGACAATCAAAAAGGTGACAATTAACTATcaccttagccgattccaccccagcAGTACCAAATTTTCTGTAAATGTTCAAAATAACAACCGGTGGCgtatgtggatttttttttttttttctaaacaatatTTTGTGATGGTTTAGCTTGTATTATATTATATTCTCATAGATCTTTAAGCTTTTTCTTggtggatttttgttttaacggacaagtttataatttttgtaaacgTTTATGGTCCTAAAAAATAATGACTCACGGGCTAACGAACGATATGACGAAGACAATTCTTTTTACTTCTCTATCTTCGTAATGTTGGTTTCGAttaaaaacctcaattttttgtCATGAAACCTCTCAGTCACAACACAAATTCAGATTCAGTGCTAACCACGTGAACCCAAATCAATTCATTGCTCATCTCCATGTGAGTCACGTGGATattgaaacaactttgaataagtattaaaattcaacaaaCTGTTGCATACTTTTTAAGAATAGTGTTCCTTCAATGATATATACACAGATAAAACCACCCATTGTTTTGTTCATAAGCATTGGAATTTACAAAGCTTTTtcttggttttattttatttgaatgaaatagCATGTGTGGTCATTTATGAATGATTCTATGTATATTTACATTTgtaaatttgtttcaatttctTAGGAAAATAATGTTATATAATATATGAACgtctttaacatttaaaaatataacatttaatacattttatctttgtttttttttttctgctacttgttatttatcaaaaaagtttttttttttaattaagtacaatattattatttttttaatcaatagaacacagtttttaaaatttgaacaattaGATTCGATAGAGTTTACTCcacttaattaatttattatcatTTATATGTAATAATGTATCTATGCACTTTGTGACAAATTGCATCAACATGGTTTttatctttagaaaaaaaatcaagatataGAGAGTATCACACTTGTGTTATTAAACAATTCAAGAGAAATTGTTAACCGCAAGTTTCTTCAAATTGCTTAAAACTAGTGGTGTAGTTGACTAGAGCAAAGATCAACACTGATCCAACTGCAGAACCAATTTGAACACCAGCTCCCGTCCACACCAGAGATTTACCGCCTTGTGCACGCATAACTGATGTTATGCAAAGCTTAACATAGCTAACGATTCCTATCAAAAGCGTCCATACAATTATCTGAAAAGAAGGAAGGACTTAAGTAAAAATAGAGAActgcaaaaacaaaagaaattaaacatACAACTAGTGTACTGCCCCAGGCACTTCCCATCAAAAATGGATTTGGACTCATGACAGCCGTCACAAATACATAAATTGTACATAAGCCACCAATGGTTGTCAGGGATAGAATTGATTTTAAACTCGTGTGAGGCAGAAAGACAGCCAAAAAGCATGCCACAGGATTAGCTATTGCACTTAGAGTGGCTGTCAAATGGTATGCTTGGTTTCCATAAGGCATCGTGGAATATGATTGAATGCTGTTGAACATGCCATTAGCGAAAAAGCCAATCAGTCCCATGAGCAACAAAAGTAAGTTATATTGGAACGGTGAAATCTGCGATAGCTCTTCGATGGCCCCGGCATTTGTATCATCTTTCTCATAAGTATAAGTATTGCCAGTAGTTACAGTCACATTGGCGTACTGTTTTTTAGCAATTCTTAGACGATCTAACAATAAAAACCCAATACAACTGCATAGCATTAATGCAAAACATATTATGAAGAAATCCCTAGTTCCAAATAGTGGTGGGGGAGTATATTTCACCCAAATTGGTCCAGCTTCAGTCTGGTTGAGAATGCATTGAGTGCTACCACCAACTCCTTGAATCAAAGCCACCACACTTGGCAACAGTCCACTTAGTCCTTCGCCAAAGAGATAAGTGATAAGATAAATCTCCTTGAACCGTCCCATATAGGGCATGAATAGCACCGAGCTTGTACAAGCTGTCACAGCAAAACAGAATGTGAATATATATAACGCCACGCTGTATTCTGTGCCTCCTATAACTGCAGTTCGATCATAGAAAAATGCTGCTAAAATTGTTGAAAGAGTTCCAGTTGCCAGGAGAATGTAGATAACAATCGATTCGTTTATTTTGTCTCTTGAGATCTTTTGAAGAAGAGTGTAAATTAATGGTCCAAGATTTCCAATTTGTACAACAACGCTGAGATATGACGGAAGACCCCATGATTCGGGTGCTGTTTTAACCAGTAGCGGAAGTTGAAGGAATGTTCCATTGACACAAATCCATGTACCAATGCCAAAGAATATAGCTAGTAAGTCGACAATAAGGCTGCGATTCTTGATGATGTCTCGATATTTCCATAGTTTTTCGCGCATATTTGGATAGAGGAGGGAACTATTTTCGTTTGGTCTGTCGTTGTCAGAAGGTCTGAAAGTAATAATTCAAATTATTAGTTTAGAGTGTCTTGCTAATTTATTTGAGAGATAGTGTTTAACAATgagataattttatttaaggcTTTTTAGATAATTGAATAACAGATAACATTTAAATTGAGGAAGGAAATAAAGCGGTTGCTTTAATGCAAAAAAGCATGCActtataaataaaagttgtagacttTGCTACCATAAACAAAATCATTTCTTATCGGTTAAACAAAgctttcaattattaaaaaaaaaaattaagtataactAATTAGAATAATGTGTAACTGCTTTTATGACTCGTAtcaataaattgcttttttaacagattttgttTATATCTGCGTTGAAGTGGAACCTTTATGCACTATAAAATTTAATCGATTGATTAGAATCAATGTATATTGAAGTGAAAAAGCTCAAGTCACAATTTGCTGCCCTTTTGAATTAGTaacgttataaaaaaaagttggggtTACTGCAATTTGTAGAGCCTTTTAGTCTGCAGTGCTTATCACGTTCCACTCTTTATTGCCATTGATTAACGAAATCGATATTACTTTTATTATACTACTGAAGAAGATACAAAGAggcaagaaaatataaaaaagggaaatttttggAAAGATTATAAAAAGTTGGTAAGAGACCTTTCCATTGAGAAAAGTCTTGACGTCATTGGGGCTGCTTTTAAGTTGGGCTGCTTTTAGGTATGTAATCGTGCAAGTTGTGAATCGTGAAGTTGTTGAAACTATGAACGAGAGTTACTAATACGGCACTCGCAGCAAATGACGGTAGAATTAATTAATGGAATTAACGGGAGTTCCAGTACGGTAATTTACAATCCAAGTGCATCCTAGAGAGTGAGGAAAAAGATTCAACCATGGTCAGAAAGCTGGAAGGTTTGATCTTAGACGCCCCAGCCCGTATTCTTCGTGGACAACGTGAGAGAGGAACAAATAGAAAACAACCTCAACCAACTTGATGAGCGCAAAAGGATACGGACCAAGCTGCTTGTTAAATAAGGCGAGATTTAACAATGACTGTGAACGCCACCTTAAAAGTCAGagggttacaaaaaaaaaattcatggcatTGACGTAAAGTTTACCTAACCCTATGATGTCATTTTTTGGTCAATACTGGCCTATTCATGGCATTTATTTAAATGGAGTAGTGCTTCCCAATATGAGAACTGCGAGGTTAACTTTGGAAGTATGACAGGTTGAAACTTCGAGCTTGAAAAGATAATTAAAAGAAGGCAAATGGACATTTTGTGTGTCCAAGAAATGAAATGGCGAAACACGAGAAAAAGGGCCCATTTTTGGAGGTACTAAGACAAAAGCCgacaaaatttacttttatgGAACGGAAGAAGGTAATATCTCTGCTGCCGGGtacaaaggagttaagtcaaaaaaatcgatttaaaaaaactttcaatttcTGTTCAACAACATATGGATATCATAAAAAAGAGTTCATAaatgatgtttctgcatcatcactttttcgaaataataatattcagatttttacaaacaaaaattgaaacctaaatttcatttttcgcAAAATTACTTTTTCTGACTTaatccctttgtacccggcgccaaAAATATAATCGGTATCATCCTAACAAAAGAGGTATTAGGAAGCGTGTTAACCCTTTCAAAATCTAGTGATTAAAGCAAAGTTGTGTAATTTTGTCTCTAAATATGTATGCCACCCAAAACAAATGTGAGTAGGGATGTGAGTAGGGGGAAAAGGATAAATTTTGGCTAGATTTTGATAAGGGCATTTGAAAGGGCAGAGATTTTAACGGACATGTCGGAAAGACAAACGAAGATTTCCATTGTGGCTTCAGATACGGCACTCATGGTGCAGACATCTTGAGCATTAAACAAAGTCGACACCTTGTCCCTTACAGCAGTAAAATGAAACCCAGAttgattaaattattattttggtaATAAAACCTTGGGTGGGCAAAGTAATACTGGAAGATCGTCCACAAATGAATCTGGGGTGACAGATTTTTTTACGGAGAGAGAAAGTGATCGACACATGGTATTGGAATGAATGAAGCTATtgccgttaaaaataaaaataaaatgacattCGGACATGTGTCGGGAGCTGAATGAAAAGAAGAAATGTaaggtaaaataaattaattaaaaatagctTTACCGAAATAAGGGGCGGCAACCCTATTTGTAACTTGCAgttttaattatataataatTTCAGAGTGACATCCAAAAAGGAAAGATTGATGTATGGCGGGATCTTGTACTTTGTATTCGACATGATTTTAAagtcaacaaaattcaattgaatAAGAATCAAACAGCAAGTTTAACAGACATAAAATCGTTACCTTGTAGAATCAAAATGTAGATTTTAGCTTAATTTACTTATTTTGAGTTATTCCGTTATCATTCTTAAATTTCGATGTGAAATTCTATCaagcattaaaaaattaaaaaacttgtacTATTAGGACAACTAAACGTGAATActtgcattttttatttataaaatgttctttttaggattaaaaactttataataTTCTTATCTTTGATTCAGATAAGAATTttctattataatttatttatgttttggccactttaaatttattaaacgaAATTGTTTGTATATGAgggtaatatttttgtttacaacttGAGAAttgattataaattttaaaaaatacatttgtgcGTCATATATCAAAAACCTGTCTAACGACATAATATTTATGCCAGACTAGTTCACTAGGTTAAGCTTTCAATCAAAAGTAGATTTTATGTCCACATTGAAAAGCTGAAATCCCATacattttattgcatttttatgaaaaatacaataaaacgTTGCTGTTTCAAAActcttaaaattaatgaattgatTTATAATAATTCGTcaccaagaaaaaaaaggtaaaaccATTAAttgaatggaaaatttcattaaatgacttgcgtttaaaacaaacaataatgaAATAATATCAACAAAAACACCTCAATTCACCTTATTCTGTATTCCGCTTCGGACGAGTACGTTCGATTGTGCGGTGTTACGTAGACTGTTTCATCTTGACCAATTTCTTGCTCTCTACCATCATTTAGTTTCATTTTTGCGTTTCTATATCGGCTTTCCAATGTTGagctttttatttattactaCAAGATagtgtttttgtattttgttgataagatCAAGTTATCAACAATAGTCGAAGATTATctgcaaataaaagaaaaaaaaaaaaaagttaattttttttgtatggtatAAGTGTTTgattgttaaaataaaagtttagttAATTGAAACAAGTCGATTGAAAATGAAAGCTTTAAAAGCTCTTTGGAAttgaaaaat includes the following:
- the LOC129917086 gene encoding solute carrier family 52, riboflavin transporter, member 3-A codes for the protein MKLNDGREQEIGQDETVYVTPHNRTYSSEAEYRIRPSDNDRPNENSSLLYPNMREKLWKYRDIIKNRSLIVDLLAIFFGIGTWICVNGTFLQLPLLVKTAPESWGLPSYLSVVVQIGNLGPLIYTLLQKISRDKINESIVIYILLATGTLSTILAAFFYDRTAVIGGTEYSVALYIFTFCFAVTACTSSVLFMPYMGRFKEIYLITYLFGEGLSGLLPSVVALIQGVGGSTQCILNQTEAGPIWVKYTPPPLFGTRDFFIICFALMLCSCIGFLLLDRLRIAKKQYANVTVTTGNTYTYEKDDTNAGAIEELSQISPFQYNLLLLLMGLIGFFANGMFNSIQSYSTMPYGNQAYHLTATLSAIANPVACFLAVFLPHTSLKSILSLTTIGGLCTIYVFVTAVMSPNPFLMGSAWGSTLVIIVWTLLIGIVSYVKLCITSVMRAQGGKSLVWTGAGVQIGSAVGSVLIFALVNYTTSFKQFEETCG
- the LOC129913666 gene encoding uncharacterized protein K02A2.6-like translates to MATDPKILELLELQSKLLQSIIEEKDERRGQEFTMDTLANNIQEFVYDPANGLTFESWYNRFEDVFIVDGASLDDAAKVRLLMRKMNSIAHEKYANLILPKKVKDISFEETIKKLKGKFGRKGTLLNVRFSCLQTIKRKTDDLVTYASLVNKNCEEFKLSDLSIDQFKCLLFVTGLQAPEDSEIRTRLLASLEDEEKAKTITLDKLISEAHRYINLKKDTAMIEHTPQPSSIVNAVSSSQKFSQHERNGSFQQRSDTTKTPRTPCWQCGAMHFSRDCTYSQHKCSQCKKIGHKEGYCSCYNKSNSSSNQEGVQQKKNFKGNKKHFFKKRSFQSKAIQTTVNCIEHSSKRKFIIVQISDVHNAKHIKDTPIKLQIDTASDISIISQSVWNKLGRPGSRLSEKAKSATSHNIKLIANFTCSIRLRSGEVSQGKFFVTDINLNLFGIDLCHSFNLWDKPLSNVCCQISHTPQNRDAAIASIRQEYKGLFSDEPACDKVDVQLHLKPGAIPVFRAKRPVAYSVIPLIEKELKRLEDLGIITPVDFSEWAAPIVAVRKQNGNIIICGDYSSGLNDALEPHQYPLPIPDDIFATLSNKNIFSHIDLTDAYFQIPVSTESRKFLTINTHKGLYNVNRLAPGVKSAPGAFQQLMDTLLAGLKGVAAYLDDIIISGSSWEEHLQSLHEVLKRLFDYGFRVKIQKCSFFASQIKYLGHIIDKNGLQPDQAKINKIQNMPAPQNLTQLRSFLGAVNYYGKFVKEMRQIRSPLDKLLQAEVEFKWSKSCQQSFDKFKEILSSDLLLTHYNPELPIKVAADASGEGIGAFIAHIFPDGTEKVVMHAARALTPSEKKYSQIEKEALGLIFAVTKFHRMIYGCRFNLHTDHKPLLAIFGSKKGIPVYTANRLQRWALTLMMYDFKILYVSTKEFGCVDVLSRLIESQSKPDEEYVVACTVFENEISQNLNEQLQNLPLTYKMIQKATSKHKVLQTVINFMRSKWPDKKSISAQVKPYFDRRDALSVVDDCLLFNDRIIIPSCFHKRVLKQLHRGHPGIERMKSIARSYVYWPNIDDDITGHVRQCQSCATAAKSPIKTTLSSWPRPLAPMERIHIDIAGPCDDKYYFIIVDAFSKWPEIFQVRSMSSSTIIQKLNKMFSQFGDCQQIVSDNGTQFTSSEFQKFLQSRGIDHARTAPYHPQSNGQAERFVDTLKRALKKLHHEGTSEENLETFLQTYRSTPNKVINNKSPAELFLGRKIKTALDLMTHKHQDYLSTVPNKQNQYFNSKHGCKKREYSPGDLVYAKFYKRNKNHWIPGTIIERIGNVNYNVLTEFPNRSRLIRSHANQLKTRYAPDTPDNTNSIKKKFSNNLNDILYELNMIPSVSNDVNPPSVEELESIPIPIEPNEIIEESSQQQNQPTTSSSPIAESRVKTK